One window of Cohnella hashimotonis genomic DNA carries:
- a CDS encoding NAD-dependent epimerase/dehydratase family protein encodes MTRALITGATGSLGRATALRLAEAGWTVTGVGRNAEAGRRLAASGIAFRRIDIGTQPEETAEACAGQDYVIHCAALSSPWGRYRDFEAANVAGTAHVSAGCLRHGVRRLVHVSTPSVYFDYRDRLNVKENAELPKRPVNAYAATKLIAEQVVHRAAGQGLDAVILRPRAIFGPEDGSLFPRLMRVNERRGIPLIGGGQALLDLTYADNVVDALEAACLAPSSAAGQVFNISNGEPVRLIDLLRRLFELLQQPLRQREIPLRTALAAGSLMERAYRIMPFLGAEPPFTRYTVGLLAYSQTLDISAARRALGYAPRVSIDEGLQRFAAWWRGSR; translated from the coding sequence ATGACCAGAGCGTTAATCACCGGCGCAACCGGCTCCCTCGGACGGGCAACCGCGCTGCGTCTCGCAGAGGCGGGTTGGACCGTGACAGGCGTCGGGCGCAATGCCGAAGCCGGCCGGCGGCTTGCGGCTTCCGGCATCGCGTTCCGCCGGATCGATATCGGCACGCAGCCGGAAGAGACCGCCGAGGCATGCGCGGGCCAGGATTATGTCATTCACTGCGCGGCGCTGTCTTCCCCGTGGGGCCGTTATCGGGACTTCGAGGCGGCGAACGTCGCCGGCACCGCCCATGTCTCGGCCGGTTGCCTCCGGCACGGCGTCCGAAGGCTCGTGCACGTCTCGACACCGAGCGTTTACTTCGATTACAGGGATCGGTTGAACGTGAAGGAAAATGCCGAGTTGCCCAAGCGACCCGTCAACGCCTATGCGGCGACCAAGCTGATCGCGGAGCAAGTCGTGCACAGAGCGGCGGGTCAGGGACTGGACGCGGTCATCCTGCGCCCGCGAGCCATCTTCGGGCCGGAGGACGGCTCGCTGTTCCCCCGGCTGATGCGGGTCAACGAACGACGCGGCATTCCGCTCATCGGCGGCGGGCAAGCGCTGCTCGACCTGACCTACGCGGACAACGTCGTGGACGCCCTGGAGGCTGCCTGTCTCGCGCCATCGTCGGCAGCCGGGCAGGTCTTCAACATCTCGAACGGCGAGCCGGTCCGCCTGATCGACCTGCTGCGCCGCCTGTTCGAGCTCCTGCAGCAGCCGCTCCGCCAGCGCGAGATTCCGCTGCGCACGGCTCTGGCCGCGGGCTCCTTGATGGAGCGCGCGTACCGGATCATGCCGTTCCTCGGCGCGGAGCCGCCCTTCACGCGTTATACCGTCGGCCTGCTCGCGTACAGCCAGACGCTCGACATCTCGGCGGCACGCCGGGCGCTCGGCTATGCGCCGCGCGTGAGCATCGACGAGGGGCTGCAGCGTTTCGCCGCCTGGTGGAGGGGGAGCCGATGA
- a CDS encoding MBL fold metallo-hydrolase: MSAFTDIVPVELKLMAAGYCVHPEFVTIRGGSLRTAAYPAGFALIRHPVQGWILFDTGYSARFEALTQRLPYALYRRLTPVRYREEDAAVRQLERLGIRADEIGTVILSHFHADHIAGARDFPRARFLYPEAAYAPLRRLGPVRSTRAGFLPGLLPDGFAEMAMPIETAAAWTPLPGPSPLTGGWDLLGDGSLIAVSLPGHAAGQIGLLLHAADWQPATAADANAAPAAPDRAVATDSPAAPPPLPAAPPRAAGLTHCLLCADAAWSSRALRENRPPHPAAGIVMDDRRAYRDSFALLRSWQAADPALVIVPSHCREFFPIDDPEVSKR, translated from the coding sequence ATGAGCGCATTCACAGACATCGTGCCGGTAGAACTGAAGCTAATGGCGGCGGGCTATTGCGTGCACCCCGAGTTCGTGACGATCCGGGGCGGCTCGCTGCGCACGGCGGCGTATCCGGCCGGCTTTGCGCTGATCCGCCATCCCGTTCAAGGCTGGATCTTGTTCGACACCGGCTATTCCGCCCGCTTCGAAGCGCTGACGCAGCGGCTTCCATACGCGTTGTACCGCCGGCTCACGCCCGTCCGCTACCGGGAGGAAGACGCCGCAGTCCGTCAACTCGAGCGGCTCGGCATTCGCGCGGACGAGATCGGCACCGTGATCCTGTCGCACTTCCACGCGGACCACATCGCCGGAGCGCGGGACTTCCCCCGCGCACGGTTCCTGTATCCCGAAGCCGCCTATGCGCCGCTGCGCCGCCTCGGACCGGTGCGGTCTACGCGCGCGGGCTTCCTACCGGGCCTGCTGCCGGACGGCTTCGCGGAAATGGCGATGCCCATCGAAACGGCCGCCGCTTGGACGCCGCTGCCGGGCCCTTCGCCGCTAACCGGCGGCTGGGACCTGCTGGGCGACGGCAGCCTGATCGCCGTCAGCCTCCCGGGGCATGCCGCTGGCCAGATCGGCCTGCTGCTCCATGCTGCCGATTGGCAGCCGGCCACCGCCGCTGACGCAAATGCTGCCCCAGCCGCCCCAGACCGTGCGGTCGCAACGGACTCTCCCGCCGCGCCTCCGCCGCTTCCCGCCGCCCCGCCCCGCGCAGCCGGCCTGACACACTGCCTGCTGTGCGCCGACGCCGCATGGTCCAGCCGGGCGCTGCGCGAGAATCGCCCGCCGCATCCTGCCGCCGGCATCGTCATGGACGACCGGCGGGCTTACCGCGACAGCTTCGCGCTGCTGCGAAGCTGGCAAGCCGCAGATCCGGCGCTCGTCATCGTGCCGAGCCACTGCCGCGAATTTTTCCCCATCGACGACCCGGAGGTGTCCAAGCGATGA
- a CDS encoding F390 synthetase-related protein, protein MKRAASFIHHYLLARRSARRWQDRVAFDSWREARVLRHIDRVRRKSPFYRELWAGIADADWRAFPEIDKSAMMAGFDRLNTVGIAKSEAFAVAEAAERSRDFSPALRGITVGLSSGTSGNRGLFLVSPEEQAAWAGTVLGKLLPVSPLSRFKIAFFLRANSNLYASVGGRRLKFGFYDLLDPIDAHLRRLMAEQPDLIAAPPSMLRMLADAVLSGSLEGVRPRRIIAAAEVLDPLDRAAIERAFGQPVHQVYQCTEGFLGCTCAHGTLHLNEDLVYIEKDYVPDKPGTFVPIVTDFSRRTQPIVRYRLNDLLVERTAPCPCGSPFTAIERIEGRCDDIFYASALQPDAAAVPVYPDFVTRAIMGASVEIEQYRAVQTAPDRWTIEFDLRNGDLRQTAESRIRQAVEALCERLSCVAPELSFTSYARTPGDRKLRRVERRYAP, encoded by the coding sequence ATGAAAAGAGCCGCCAGCTTCATCCACCACTACCTGCTCGCCCGGCGCAGCGCCCGCCGCTGGCAGGACCGCGTCGCGTTCGACAGCTGGCGCGAGGCGCGCGTACTGCGCCATATTGACCGCGTGCGCCGCAAATCGCCATTTTACCGCGAGCTGTGGGCGGGCATCGCCGATGCGGATTGGCGCGCTTTTCCCGAGATCGACAAGTCCGCCATGATGGCCGGCTTCGACCGGCTCAACACCGTCGGCATCGCCAAATCCGAGGCGTTCGCCGTCGCGGAGGCGGCGGAGCGGTCGCGCGACTTCTCGCCCGCGCTGCGCGGCATCACGGTCGGCCTGTCGTCGGGCACCTCAGGCAATCGCGGTCTGTTCCTCGTGAGTCCCGAGGAGCAGGCGGCCTGGGCCGGGACGGTGCTCGGCAAGCTGCTGCCGGTCTCGCCGCTCAGCCGCTTCAAGATCGCCTTTTTCCTGCGCGCGAACAGCAACCTGTACGCATCCGTCGGAGGCCGGAGGCTAAAGTTCGGTTTCTATGACTTGCTCGATCCGATCGACGCGCATCTCCGGCGCCTAATGGCAGAGCAGCCGGATCTGATCGCCGCGCCGCCGTCCATGCTGCGCATGCTGGCAGACGCGGTCCTCTCAGGCAGCCTCGAGGGCGTCCGCCCCCGGCGGATCATCGCCGCCGCCGAGGTGCTCGACCCGCTGGACCGCGCCGCGATCGAACGGGCCTTCGGTCAGCCCGTGCATCAGGTATATCAATGCACCGAGGGCTTTCTCGGCTGCACCTGCGCGCACGGCACGCTGCACCTGAACGAGGATCTCGTCTATATCGAAAAGGACTACGTTCCTGACAAACCCGGCACGTTCGTGCCGATCGTCACCGACTTCTCGCGCCGGACGCAGCCGATCGTGCGCTACCGGCTGAACGATCTGCTCGTGGAACGTACGGCGCCTTGCCCCTGCGGTTCGCCCTTTACCGCGATCGAGCGGATCGAGGGGCGGTGCGACGACATTTTCTACGCCTCGGCCTTGCAGCCGGACGCAGCGGCCGTCCCCGTCTACCCGGACTTCGTGACGCGGGCGATCATGGGCGCATCCGTCGAGATCGAGCAGTACCGGGCCGTACAGACGGCGCCGGATCGCTGGACGATCGAATTCGACCTGCGGAACGGAGATCTGCGCCAAACTGCCGAGTCGCGCATCCGACAGGCGGTCGAAGCCCTGTGCGAGCGGCTCTCCTGCGTGGCCCCCGAGCTCTCTTTTACGTCCTATGCACGCACGCCGGGCGACCGCAAACTCCGCCGCGTCGAACGGAGGTACGCACCGTGA
- a CDS encoding GNAT family N-acetyltransferase codes for MSLSVVFYDSTNIEDCPWPDTTYGLYAISYLIPVMKERSEAFVGNVRTRLLVMSVDGIPVPVTVNDAEYANSYACSPYTHYVSYAKQELSLLRNRALIAALSAVLTGIGGLLKASRFNRVVHVNNWLLSTNLYPALSDEQWSAALDGLIRAFPGHAIAFRSLNASLNLREMDLLRERRCRLVPSRQIYLLRTGDSDFGNAKARWLLKRDRALAERHGYVEVGPAEMTSADLPRIAELYKLLYLDKYSLHNPQFTARFYEQALAEGTLELHGYRDGATGRLEAILGFYAREGAMTTPLFGYDTSRPQAHGLYRMLSALLIGIAQDRGLLLHESSGAAQFKRNRGAVADIEYTALYDRHLPAWRRGSWSALEGLLGKIGVPLMQKYKL; via the coding sequence GTGAGCCTATCGGTCGTTTTTTACGACAGCACGAATATCGAAGATTGTCCCTGGCCGGACACGACATACGGGCTGTATGCGATAAGCTACCTGATCCCCGTCATGAAGGAGCGCAGCGAAGCGTTCGTCGGCAACGTGCGTACGCGCCTCCTCGTCATGAGCGTCGACGGCATCCCCGTGCCCGTCACCGTCAACGATGCGGAGTACGCCAACTCCTATGCGTGCTCGCCCTACACGCACTACGTGAGCTATGCGAAGCAGGAGCTCTCGCTGCTCCGCAATCGCGCGCTTATCGCCGCCTTGTCCGCGGTGCTGACCGGGATCGGCGGCCTGCTCAAGGCATCGCGGTTCAACCGCGTCGTGCACGTCAACAACTGGCTGCTGTCGACCAACCTGTATCCCGCGCTATCGGACGAGCAGTGGTCGGCGGCGCTGGACGGCTTGATCCGCGCGTTTCCCGGCCACGCCATCGCCTTCCGGTCCCTCAACGCGTCGCTGAACCTGCGCGAAATGGACCTGCTTCGCGAACGTCGATGCCGCCTCGTCCCCAGCCGGCAAATCTACCTGCTGCGAACCGGCGACTCCGACTTCGGGAACGCCAAAGCCCGCTGGCTGCTGAAGCGGGACCGGGCGCTGGCGGAACGGCACGGCTATGTCGAAGTCGGCCCCGCAGAGATGACGTCGGCGGACCTCCCGCGCATTGCGGAACTGTACAAGCTGCTGTATCTGGACAAATATTCGCTGCACAATCCGCAGTTCACGGCGCGTTTCTACGAGCAGGCGCTTGCCGAGGGCACGCTTGAGCTGCACGGCTACCGCGACGGCGCCACAGGCAGACTGGAAGCGATCCTCGGGTTTTACGCGCGGGAGGGCGCCATGACGACGCCTCTGTTCGGGTATGACACCTCGCGCCCCCAGGCGCACGGCCTCTACCGGATGCTGTCGGCCCTTCTGATCGGCATCGCCCAGGATCGCGGACTGCTGCTGCACGAGAGCTCCGGGGCGGCGCAGTTCAAGCGCAACCGCGGCGCGGTCGCCGACATCGAATACACGGCGCTGTACGACCGGCACTTGCCCGCATGGCGAAGAGGCAGCTGGTCCGCGCTCGAAGGACTGCTTGGCAAGATCGGCGTACCGCTGATGCAAAAATACAAACTGTAG
- a CDS encoding SDR family oxidoreductase yields the protein MAMHGKVEKTALVTGASSGFGLLIAIELAKRGYRVIAAMRDPEKQAALMQAAERAGAVGSIAVARLDVTDAETIDGAVADMLRRYGRIDVLVNNAGMAVGGFVEEVPMAAWRAQMETNFLGLVAMTRAVLPAMRAQGHGTIIQMSSVSGLWGIPGFGAYAASKFAVEGFSESLRHEVAPFGIRVALVEPGAYRTAIWAKGFAEMHGQPESPYAGPLKAVLGIARRTAETAPDPREVAELVGRLVDKRRISRLRYPIGRGARLLPLAGRLLPWRIIEAATRRVMRKGR from the coding sequence ATGGCGATGCATGGGAAGGTTGAGAAAACGGCGTTGGTAACGGGCGCGTCCAGCGGCTTCGGCTTGCTCATCGCGATCGAGCTGGCCAAGCGGGGCTACCGGGTGATTGCCGCGATGCGGGATCCCGAGAAGCAGGCGGCGCTCATGCAGGCGGCCGAACGAGCCGGTGCCGTCGGAAGCATTGCGGTCGCCAGGCTCGACGTGACCGATGCGGAAACGATTGATGGCGCTGTGGCGGACATGCTGCGGAGATACGGACGGATCGACGTGCTGGTAAACAACGCAGGCATGGCGGTCGGCGGCTTCGTCGAGGAGGTGCCGATGGCGGCGTGGCGGGCGCAGATGGAGACGAACTTCCTCGGCCTGGTGGCAATGACGCGCGCCGTCCTGCCGGCGATGCGGGCGCAGGGCCACGGCACGATCATTCAGATGAGCAGCGTAAGCGGCTTGTGGGGGATCCCGGGGTTCGGCGCTTATGCCGCGTCCAAGTTCGCGGTCGAAGGCTTCAGCGAGAGCCTGCGCCACGAGGTCGCGCCATTTGGCATCCGCGTCGCCCTCGTCGAGCCCGGCGCTTATCGCACGGCGATCTGGGCCAAGGGCTTCGCGGAGATGCATGGGCAGCCGGAATCGCCCTATGCCGGCCCGCTGAAGGCCGTGCTCGGCATCGCCCGGCGCACGGCCGAGACGGCGCCCGATCCGCGCGAGGTCGCCGAGCTCGTAGGACGCCTGGTCGACAAGCGCCGCATTTCGCGGCTGCGCTATCCGATCGGCCGCGGCGCGCGCCTGCTGCCGCTCGCCGGCAGGCTGCTGCCGTGGCGGATAATCGAGGCGGCGACAAGGCGGGTTATGCGCAAGGGGCGCTAG
- a CDS encoding S-layer homology domain-containing protein — translation MRARLFCILVLLLAAGSSTASQAYAAKPQPFLSPIEQGWAFWNGSVPKDLSGHWSERLFQWGLRYRFITGYPDGSYRPDRPMAEAEFLLMLYRSYGATPLPSVISGEKWSDSPYRLAEMWNQPARGLEDETARTAPMKRVTAAEILTAALGLHYDGENAIRYLLGNRLASGKTAPTVQGFRGEDTVTRAEALQWIRNLKLSGAARISVRPQAESDPGLIPPLPAAGEGLRDFLMIPGTLQDLSLLDKTGRAFPPGTAKSAIDAALGEPDDKDIMGRHMYGQLGIFYDSSYRMSGWSVFLDTLDEDAPYLTDKGIIAGGSTLRDVLLAYGTAGYGNGGNAGYFYELIDGTLVPRMGISDIKNPDRAYVVSFGTTDNGIVRSIYVTTYKVAFPPV, via the coding sequence ATGAGAGCGAGACTTTTCTGTATCCTTGTCCTATTGTTGGCCGCCGGCTCAAGCACAGCCAGCCAAGCGTATGCCGCCAAGCCCCAGCCCTTCCTTAGCCCCATCGAGCAGGGCTGGGCATTCTGGAACGGCAGCGTGCCCAAGGACCTGTCGGGACACTGGTCCGAACGGCTGTTCCAATGGGGCCTTCGCTATCGGTTCATCACCGGCTACCCGGACGGCTCCTATCGGCCCGACCGGCCGATGGCCGAAGCCGAGTTTCTGTTGATGCTGTATCGTTCATACGGAGCGACCCCTCTTCCATCCGTTATCAGCGGAGAGAAATGGAGCGACAGCCCTTACCGCCTGGCCGAAATGTGGAATCAGCCCGCGCGCGGCCTGGAAGACGAGACCGCCAGAACGGCGCCGATGAAGCGCGTGACCGCGGCGGAAATTCTGACAGCGGCGCTCGGCCTGCATTACGACGGCGAGAATGCGATCCGTTATCTGCTCGGCAATCGGCTGGCCAGCGGGAAAACGGCGCCGACGGTCCAGGGCTTCCGCGGCGAAGACACCGTGACGCGCGCGGAAGCGCTGCAGTGGATTCGGAACTTGAAGCTGAGCGGCGCAGCGCGGATCTCTGTCAGGCCGCAAGCTGAATCCGACCCCGGGCTGATACCGCCGCTGCCTGCTGCGGGAGAAGGCCTGCGCGATTTTCTGATGATACCGGGAACGCTTCAGGACCTGTCTCTGCTGGACAAGACCGGCCGCGCGTTCCCGCCGGGGACCGCCAAGTCTGCGATCGACGCGGCGCTTGGCGAGCCGGATGACAAGGACATAATGGGCAGGCATATGTACGGCCAGTTAGGTATCTTTTACGATTCGTCCTACAGGATGAGCGGTTGGTCGGTATTTCTGGATACGTTGGACGAGGACGCCCCCTATCTGACCGACAAAGGCATCATCGCCGGCGGCAGCACGCTTCGCGATGTTCTGCTCGCGTACGGCACCGCAGGTTACGGGAATGGAGGCAACGCCGGTTATTTTTACGAGCTCATCGACGGCACGCTGGTTCCGCGAATGGGAATATCGGATATCAAAAATCCGGATCGAGCTTATGTTGTTTCCTTCGGCACGACGGATAACGGCATCGTTCGCTCCATCTATGTTACGACATACAAAGTGGCATTCCCGCCGGTATAA
- a CDS encoding DHA2 family efflux MFS transporter permease subunit — MNTEKKTPEVRFWPVMLSIFIGSFLCVLASATINLALEPLKDHFHTTLSSVQWTLTGFMLAMGTTAPIVGYLGERFSYKRLYLFSLIGFTAASALCAAAWSEASLILFRVLQGSFSGLIIPATMSIIYQIIPRGKQPMAIAFWGLSAMLAPAFGPTISGWLLQNFDWQWLFIMNLPIGLIAILLVYLYIPYYRLSVPKSFDGLGFITVVVSSTSLLLALGQGHSWGWGSWKVLGLLLLGLVVLALFILRELTAESPLLNLRVFKNGRFTLNTIIANIITISLYSGTLLTPVFLQRIQHVSAMDTGLILLPASLAMALMMPIVGKLYNVVGPRVLMSIGIVLLTVGTLALSWLSIDVSHTYVIWWMIVRNLGIAFVVMPSSNAAMDEISRENSGHASSISNWTRNVFGSFAIAIFTTLLASRSIDHGTDLAMAGDQNREHIEMMAFTMSVNDVYLIATFVALAALPLSLFVAKLKKPHPVLASETVKAETATVEG; from the coding sequence ATGAATACGGAAAAGAAGACGCCGGAGGTTCGTTTTTGGCCGGTTATGTTGTCCATTTTTATCGGTTCCTTCTTGTGCGTCCTGGCTTCGGCGACGATCAATCTCGCGCTTGAGCCGCTCAAGGACCACTTTCACACTACGCTGAGCTCGGTCCAATGGACGCTCACGGGCTTCATGCTCGCGATGGGCACGACCGCCCCGATCGTCGGCTACCTTGGCGAGCGGTTCAGCTACAAAAGGCTATACCTGTTCTCCCTCATCGGCTTTACCGCAGCCTCCGCGCTGTGCGCGGCCGCATGGAGCGAGGCTTCGCTGATTCTGTTCCGGGTGCTCCAAGGCTCCTTCAGCGGCCTGATCATCCCGGCTACCATGTCCATTATCTATCAAATTATCCCGCGCGGCAAACAACCGATGGCCATCGCCTTCTGGGGCTTGTCCGCGATGCTGGCGCCGGCGTTCGGGCCGACGATCAGCGGCTGGCTGCTGCAGAACTTCGATTGGCAATGGCTGTTCATCATGAATCTGCCGATCGGCCTGATCGCTATTTTGCTCGTATACCTGTACATTCCATATTACCGGCTTAGCGTGCCCAAGTCGTTCGACGGCCTCGGCTTCATCACCGTCGTGGTCAGCAGCACGTCGCTGCTGCTGGCGCTCGGCCAGGGCCACAGCTGGGGCTGGGGATCGTGGAAGGTTCTCGGCTTGCTCCTGCTCGGATTGGTCGTGCTGGCGCTGTTCATCCTGCGCGAGTTGACGGCGGAGTCGCCGCTGCTCAACCTGCGCGTATTCAAAAACGGCCGCTTTACGCTGAACACGATCATCGCGAACATCATCACGATCAGCCTGTACTCCGGCACGCTGTTGACGCCGGTTTTCCTGCAGCGCATCCAGCACGTGTCCGCGATGGACACGGGCCTGATCCTGCTCCCGGCTTCGCTCGCGATGGCGCTCATGATGCCGATCGTCGGGAAGCTGTACAACGTCGTCGGCCCGCGCGTCCTGATGTCCATCGGCATCGTTCTGTTGACTGTCGGCACGCTCGCGCTTAGCTGGCTCAGCATCGATGTCTCGCATACTTACGTCATCTGGTGGATGATCGTGCGGAACCTGGGTATTGCCTTCGTCGTTATGCCGTCGAGCAACGCGGCCATGGACGAGATCTCCCGGGAAAATTCGGGCCACGCTTCCTCCATCTCGAACTGGACGCGGAACGTCTTCGGCTCCTTCGCGATCGCGATTTTCACGACCCTTCTCGCCTCGCGCTCCATCGACCACGGCACCGACCTGGCGATGGCGGGCGACCAGAACCGCGAACATATCGAGATGATGGCGTTCACGATGAGCGTCAACGACGTGTACCTGATCGCGACATTCGTCGCGCTCGCGGCGCTGCCGCTCAGCCTGTTCGTCGCCAAGCTCAAGAAGCCTCATCCCGTGCTCGCGTCCGAGACGGTGAAGGCGGAGACTGCGACCGTAGAGGGATAA
- a CDS encoding PadR family transcriptional regulator, which produces MNTLSYGLLSLLAQSSFSGYDLMLRIQPFWPAKHSQIYPLLAKLEQDDYIRFELVSQRDKPDKKVYSLTGKGQEALKDWFDQPTAEPALRDEMMLKVFCMSYAKRESARKMLADRLTFHEEQRLKYESKLVELKGRADWPEAGLPEPSHPLFGAYLLTRKAIMSNETNTEWCRWVLSLLPESD; this is translated from the coding sequence TTGAACACCCTCTCCTACGGTCTGCTGAGCTTGCTCGCGCAATCTTCTTTTTCCGGCTACGATCTGATGCTGCGGATCCAGCCGTTCTGGCCTGCCAAGCACAGTCAGATCTATCCGCTGCTCGCCAAGCTCGAGCAGGACGACTACATTCGCTTCGAGCTGGTCTCGCAGCGCGACAAACCCGACAAAAAAGTGTATTCCCTGACCGGCAAAGGCCAGGAAGCGCTCAAGGACTGGTTCGATCAGCCCACGGCCGAGCCCGCGCTTCGCGACGAGATGATGCTGAAGGTGTTCTGCATGTCGTACGCCAAGCGCGAGTCCGCCCGCAAAATGCTCGCCGACCGGCTGACCTTCCACGAGGAGCAGCGGCTGAAGTACGAGAGCAAGCTGGTTGAGCTGAAGGGACGGGCCGACTGGCCGGAAGCCGGCTTGCCCGAGCCTTCGCATCCGCTGTTCGGCGCCTACCTGCTCACGCGCAAGGCGATCATGTCGAACGAAACCAACACGGAGTGGTGCAGGTGGGTGCTGAGCCTGCTGCCGGAGAGCGATTGA
- a CDS encoding glycerophosphodiester phosphodiesterase, with the protein MFRLLGRAFRDFRATYPKLLLFEYLYMLATSFIVVPVITYMFNRILTVVGSGSLLNGDVYRLGLSYNGVLGLALIGLVASLAVLIELIVLIVLVQQHYFGKNIAIADAVKTTIRQTPRLLGFGIFQLLFMLLVLIPFIDSPLSASFYALFNVPVFVDREVLDASFTMTFVYALLIVAALYALLRWIFALHFIVLEGKTTTQAIRSSQALTRGRRTQLFLSLFLFNAIVFAAGSTAISSLSYLPSWLNINVLTIFSRHYSLTLSTILTYMFALLLLPVNIILLTRLFYNFGRSHGVKPQDHLAIYRSRLGRLEGRVGRYLKGLQKRRLLFVSVAVVYVSLSVFIGLRANGSLVYAKWSVLIAAHRGDTTGSPENSLQAILSAIDKGMTAAELDVQLTKDGVAVLFHDANLLRMTGKNARIADLTYAQLGRLDLGEDENGETVRIPTLGEVLSEAQGRIKLIVDLKPYGAGEPLAEEVVRLIRETGMEQDAYVQSFDGDALRHIRAIDPDIKIGRILYFALGNLSALDVDFYTVEQIMLTKQLVNQAHAGGREVWVWTVNDRRALKEVLKFQVDGIITDNPTLAQSMVEVDL; encoded by the coding sequence ATGTTCCGACTGCTTGGCAGAGCCTTCCGCGATTTTCGCGCCACGTATCCGAAGCTCCTGCTTTTTGAATATTTGTATATGCTGGCCACGAGCTTCATCGTCGTACCCGTCATTACGTACATGTTCAACCGGATTCTGACGGTCGTCGGCTCCGGCTCCCTGCTCAACGGGGATGTCTACCGGCTTGGGCTCAGCTACAACGGCGTGCTGGGCCTCGCGCTGATCGGCTTGGTCGCGTCCCTCGCCGTGCTGATCGAACTGATCGTGCTGATCGTACTCGTGCAGCAGCATTATTTCGGCAAAAATATCGCGATTGCGGACGCAGTGAAAACGACGATCCGACAAACGCCGCGGCTGCTCGGCTTCGGTATTTTTCAACTGCTGTTCATGCTGCTCGTGCTGATCCCGTTCATCGACTCGCCGCTGTCGGCTTCGTTTTACGCGTTGTTCAACGTTCCTGTCTTCGTGGACCGCGAGGTGCTGGATGCGTCGTTCACGATGACGTTCGTGTACGCGCTTCTGATCGTCGCCGCGCTGTACGCGCTGCTGCGATGGATATTCGCGCTGCACTTCATCGTGCTGGAGGGCAAGACGACGACCCAGGCGATTCGCAGCAGTCAGGCGCTGACGCGGGGCAGGCGAACGCAGCTCTTCCTGTCGCTGTTCCTGTTCAACGCAATCGTCTTCGCGGCGGGCTCGACTGCAATCTCATCGCTGTCCTATCTGCCTTCCTGGCTGAACATTAACGTGCTGACGATCTTTTCCCGTCATTATTCGCTGACATTGTCAACCATTCTGACGTACATGTTCGCCTTGCTGCTCCTGCCGGTCAACATCATCCTGCTGACGCGGCTATTTTACAACTTCGGCCGTTCCCATGGCGTGAAGCCGCAGGATCACTTGGCTATATATCGCAGCAGGCTCGGGCGGCTGGAAGGCCGCGTCGGGCGTTATTTGAAGGGGCTGCAAAAAAGAAGGCTGTTGTTCGTGTCCGTGGCGGTCGTCTATGTGAGCTTGTCGGTGTTCATCGGTTTGCGGGCGAACGGCAGTCTCGTCTATGCCAAGTGGAGCGTGCTGATCGCGGCGCACCGGGGCGACACGACCGGTAGCCCGGAGAACTCGCTGCAAGCGATCCTCTCGGCGATCGATAAGGGGATGACGGCGGCGGAGCTGGATGTTCAGTTGACCAAGGATGGGGTCGCGGTGCTGTTCCATGATGCGAATCTGCTCCGGATGACCGGTAAAAACGCGCGCATAGCCGACCTCACCTACGCACAGCTCGGCAGGCTTGACCTCGGGGAGGACGAGAACGGGGAAACGGTTCGAATCCCGACGCTGGGCGAGGTGCTGTCCGAGGCGCAAGGGCGCATCAAGCTGATCGTCGACCTCAAGCCGTACGGCGCAGGCGAGCCGCTTGCGGAGGAGGTCGTCAGGCTGATCCGGGAGACAGGGATGGAGCAGGATGCTTACGTCCAGTCGTTCGACGGAGACGCGCTGCGGCATATCCGGGCCATCGATCCCGACATCAAGATCGGGCGAATCCTGTACTTCGCGCTGGGCAATCTGTCCGCGCTGGACGTCGACTTCTACACGGTCGAGCAGATCATGCTGACCAAGCAGCTCGTAAACCAGGCGCATGCGGGCGGCCGCGAGGTTTGGGTGTGGACGGTCAACGACAGGCGGGCGCTGAAGGAAGTGCTGAAGTTCCAGGTCGACGGCATTATCACCGACAATCCGACGCTGGCGCAATCGATGGTCGAGGTGGATCTGTAG
- a CDS encoding transporter, protein MAFMPPIGPQGTQQAPTAPPPQSPPPRPLTASALAVDPGAIRGCLFRNTYIWPTNGQGFWFYPTFVGRTSVSGFRWNGFFWMYSGISLDRIESFTCF, encoded by the coding sequence ATGGCCTTTATGCCACCTATCGGACCGCAAGGCACGCAGCAGGCGCCTACCGCGCCGCCGCCGCAGTCTCCGCCGCCGAGACCGCTCACCGCATCCGCCCTGGCCGTCGACCCCGGCGCCATCCGCGGCTGCCTGTTCCGCAACACGTACATCTGGCCAACGAACGGCCAAGGTTTCTGGTTCTATCCGACGTTCGTCGGCAGAACCTCGGTATCCGGCTTCCGGTGGAACGGCTTCTTCTGGATGTATTCCGGGATCAGCCTGGACCGGATCGAGTCGTTTACGTGCTTCTGA